From one Dermatophagoides farinae isolate YC_2012a chromosome 5, ASM2471394v1, whole genome shotgun sequence genomic stretch:
- the Pmvk gene encoding phosphomevalonate kinase: protein MSSSFELDLDTIRMESIHAIKELKKPKLVLILSGKRKSGKDYVEQLLIERYPDQILSFRISAPIKCEYARRNGLNYEELLTSSQYKESFRKQMVEWSESVRQYDPHHFLRIAILDSYRQNNGHKKPIWILNDARRPTDLRYFQSDENEINLDNNCKQLTIRIRSDDSIRIDRGWKFTIGIDDQTTECGLDEYQQWNYRIDNNGGKDELLKELSPILSEIDMVISS from the coding sequence atgtcatcatcatttgaattggaTTTAGATACGATTCGTATGGAATCTATTCATGCAatcaaagaattgaaaaaacctAAACTTGTTCTAATATTAAGTGGAAAACGAAAATCTGGCAAAGATTATGTTGaacaattattaattgaacGATATCCCGATCAGATACTTTCATTTCGTATATCGGCACCAATCAAATGTGAATATGCACGTCGTAATGGTTTGAATTATGAAGAattattaacatcatcacaatatAAAGAATCGTTTCGTAAACAAATGGTTGAATGGAGTGAATCTGTACGACAATATGATCCACATCATTTTTTACGTATTGCAATATTGGATTCATATCGACAAAATAATGGCCATAAAAAACCGATTTGGATATTGAATGATGCACGTCGTCCAACAGATTTACGTTATTTTCAAtcagatgaaaatgaaattaatttagACAACAATTGTAAACAATTAACCATTCGTATACGATCCGATGATTCAATACGAATAGATCGTGGATGGAAATTCACCATTggtattgatgatcaaacaacTGAATGTGGTCTTGATGAATATCAACAATGGAATTATCgtatcgataataatggtggcaAAGATGAATTATTGAAAGAATTGTCACCAATTTTATCAGAAATTGATATGgtcatatcatcataa
- the LOC124499853 gene encoding cadherin-like and PC-esterase domain-containing protein 1: MPVSEQIKLALQNQLLIDEALRLNFEVIDTFNKTIAMYKDFYPGKCACHFHRIIKEKTPDGTSIRYHVEGKLNRLYSEILLSRICDTES; the protein is encoded by the exons ATGCCTGTG AGTGAACAAATTAAATTGGCCTTACAAAATCAATTGCTCATTGATGAAGCATTacgattgaattttgaagTGATCGATACATTCAATAAAACCATTGCCATGTATAAGGATTTCTATCCCGGTAAATGTGCTTGCCATTTTCATCGG atTATAAAGGAAAAAACACCAGATGGAACTAGTATTCGTTATCATGTGGAAGGCAAATTGAATCGTTTATATTCGGAAATTTTGTTGTCCCGAATTTGCGATACAGAATcttaa